Proteins encoded within one genomic window of Bacillus sp. F19:
- a CDS encoding exonuclease SbcCD subunit D produces the protein MRILHTADWHLGRTLEGRSRLGEQAQFLDELSQIVIDEKADAVIMAGDAFDTVNPPAAAEQLFYESISRLSDKGRRPVVVIAGNHDNPERLQAASPLADTQGIHLIGYPASGVITVDVPAADQSMMMAALAYPSEARLKEVLSDSHDEILLRNSYDERIRDLFAYMAGQFRSDTVNLAMSHIYVAGGSSTDSERPIEVGGAYTVAASSLPEKAQYVALGHLHRPQTLKRAGTMARYSGSPLAYSFSESGYTKSVSIVDIEPGGQAQVSEVLLSSGKPLVRWRAQEGLQQVHQWLEDGKDQNAWIDLEVHLKDTLSLEEIHRLRNSHPGFVHIRPVFEKSINEQSRESRANLPIDELFAKFYEQQTGGAEPDQETMKLFLDMIQDEPEEEEDKE, from the coding sequence ATGCGGATTCTACACACAGCAGACTGGCATTTAGGCCGAACGCTTGAAGGGAGAAGCCGTCTGGGCGAGCAGGCCCAATTTTTAGACGAGTTATCGCAGATTGTCATTGATGAAAAAGCGGATGCGGTCATTATGGCAGGAGATGCCTTTGATACCGTGAATCCCCCGGCAGCGGCGGAACAGCTCTTTTATGAAAGCATCTCGAGGCTTTCAGATAAAGGCCGCCGTCCTGTCGTTGTGATAGCGGGCAACCATGACAACCCTGAACGGCTGCAGGCAGCTTCACCGCTTGCAGACACACAGGGCATCCATCTGATTGGATACCCGGCCTCAGGCGTTATAACCGTTGATGTTCCAGCTGCCGATCAATCAATGATGATGGCGGCGCTTGCTTACCCTTCAGAAGCAAGATTAAAAGAGGTGCTATCAGACAGTCATGATGAAATTCTTTTGCGAAATTCCTATGATGAACGAATACGGGATTTATTCGCATATATGGCAGGGCAATTCAGAAGTGATACAGTTAATCTGGCAATGAGTCATATCTATGTAGCAGGGGGAAGCTCCACTGACTCTGAACGTCCGATCGAAGTGGGAGGCGCATATACGGTAGCAGCTTCAAGTCTTCCTGAAAAAGCGCAGTATGTGGCGCTTGGGCATCTGCACCGTCCGCAGACTCTAAAGCGCGCGGGCACAATGGCAAGATACTCGGGTTCGCCTCTTGCCTACAGTTTTTCAGAATCAGGCTATACTAAATCGGTCTCCATTGTAGACATAGAGCCAGGAGGACAGGCTCAAGTTTCTGAAGTCTTGCTGTCAAGCGGAAAACCATTAGTAAGATGGAGAGCTCAAGAAGGCTTGCAGCAGGTGCATCAGTGGCTTGAGGACGGAAAAGATCAAAACGCCTGGATTGATTTGGAGGTCCATTTAAAAGATACGCTGTCACTTGAAGAGATTCATAGATTGCGAAATTCTCACCCCGGTTTTGTGCATATCCGTCCTGTCTTTGAAAAAAGCATAAATGAACAAAGCCGGGAAAGCAGAGCTAATCTTCCTATAGATGAGCTTTTCGCCAAGTTTTATGAGCAGCAGACAGGTGGGGCAGAGCCCGATCAGGAAACGATGAAGCTCTTTCTGGATATGATTCAAGATGAGCCCGAAGAAGAGGAGGACAAGGAATGA
- a CDS encoding AAA family ATPase produces MKPISLTISGLHSFREKQVIDFSSLCEGGVFGIFGPTGSGKSSILDAMTLALYGKVERAANNTQGILNHAENALHVSFTFELENASSSRRYSVERMFKRTDEQRVKTSLCRIMEHTEESVVLADKAAEVNEKVYDLLGLTIDDFTRAVVLPQGKFAEFLSLKGAERRQMLQRLFHLEQYGDELVKKLRKRLLHAKGKQNELTAEQAGLGDASSEAVKLAEQELQGANMLFEKRQKEYDQTVKQYEEYEEVWQLQLEKREYESIQSGLEQQKNDIAALSARLEAAEKADCVKPYAEALRSAELETNNSSTQMKELQQVLLQHEHRYAQIVNSYEQVREKKAAEEPILVARKEQLLQLRELEKGLKNELIVIKELTEKADKASKDLKEREEAAERANELFKKALEKQKTLKDQMDQNTVTVQEREQIRMASEQRFHLANMEAYLAEWMKRADKKETLVKHAEEQLRDARQKQGGYGTKIKECYGCVQQFYHRSCELLNVHQHQAETCKQRLLDEKNKAEKQRDQKMAAKLAKHLSHGDPCPVCGSAHHPEPAKETDVLETSGSLVEELEKKTAEDVTISANLQHLKEKWEELSREMISAYPFLSDLVVSLNDEENQDIDPRTEYKALNQDFLQTKERFHKLQSIEREWQEKINQYLYTQKNSEEDLKEMNEKHGQIESEYLAGLEKWNRQFSGISFEQAEEKQRQISEKDAVLEDLKARVKISVQFIEEKEKQIKQLEQEAQQIKNTQIELSASIQNRQQAADEKQKRLSQETVNSDIASLLKETERTLEELVQKEKNLYNEWQTALQDVQKAESSSHAAEKAFEHAELRSTQAKAKWEQVKQATPFADIEAAVKALVSSAEKQNMKEEIDSYQDKMKQVLADLKRVEAKLNNRSVSLEKWTDIKQLKLESKAQIDLAAEEKGAAAKALQLLNEKHKRFMEIEEKRLELDSLAARLEKLQTVFKGNGFVEFLAEEQLHLVAEDASERLGQLTRQRYAIEVDSGGGFIMRDDANGGVRRPVTSLSGGETFLTSLALALSLSSQIQLRGEYPLQFFFLDEGFGTLDGELLETVISALEKLQSDNLAVGVISHVQELRARLPRKLIVMPAEPTGNGTSVLLEVM; encoded by the coding sequence ATGAAGCCAATATCTCTTACCATTTCAGGATTGCACAGTTTTAGAGAAAAGCAGGTTATTGACTTCAGTTCTCTTTGCGAAGGCGGCGTGTTTGGCATATTCGGCCCGACAGGAAGCGGAAAATCCTCTATTCTTGATGCGATGACACTTGCTTTGTACGGGAAAGTAGAGCGGGCAGCCAATAACACTCAGGGAATTTTAAATCATGCGGAGAATGCCCTTCACGTATCTTTTACATTTGAACTTGAGAATGCAAGCAGCTCCAGACGATATTCCGTTGAACGAATGTTTAAGCGCACAGATGAGCAGCGCGTTAAAACTTCGCTTTGCCGCATCATGGAGCATACCGAAGAAAGCGTAGTTCTTGCTGATAAAGCGGCAGAAGTAAATGAAAAAGTGTATGATCTCCTTGGTCTGACAATTGATGATTTCACAAGAGCGGTCGTCCTGCCTCAAGGGAAATTTGCTGAATTCCTGTCCTTAAAGGGAGCGGAAAGAAGGCAGATGCTGCAGCGTTTGTTTCATTTAGAGCAGTATGGGGATGAGCTCGTTAAAAAGCTCAGAAAAAGATTGCTGCATGCCAAAGGGAAGCAAAACGAACTGACAGCTGAACAGGCGGGGCTTGGAGATGCTTCAAGTGAAGCAGTTAAGCTTGCTGAACAAGAGCTGCAAGGGGCAAATATGCTTTTTGAAAAAAGACAAAAAGAATACGATCAAACAGTCAAACAATATGAAGAGTACGAAGAAGTGTGGCAGCTTCAGCTTGAAAAGAGAGAGTATGAAAGCATACAGTCAGGCCTTGAGCAGCAAAAAAATGACATTGCCGCACTTTCGGCACGTCTGGAAGCTGCGGAGAAAGCAGACTGCGTCAAGCCATATGCAGAGGCGCTTCGATCAGCTGAACTAGAAACAAACAACAGCAGCACACAAATGAAAGAGCTGCAGCAAGTCCTTCTGCAGCACGAGCACCGTTATGCTCAAATAGTGAACTCCTATGAGCAGGTACGTGAAAAGAAAGCTGCAGAAGAACCTATTTTAGTGGCGAGAAAAGAACAGCTATTGCAGCTTAGGGAATTGGAGAAAGGCCTTAAAAATGAGTTAATTGTCATTAAGGAATTGACGGAAAAGGCTGATAAGGCATCGAAAGATCTAAAGGAGCGGGAAGAAGCAGCAGAGCGGGCAAATGAATTATTTAAAAAAGCGCTTGAAAAGCAAAAGACGCTAAAAGATCAAATGGATCAGAACACTGTTACTGTTCAAGAGAGAGAACAAATACGGATGGCATCCGAGCAAAGGTTTCACCTCGCCAATATGGAGGCATACTTAGCTGAGTGGATGAAGAGAGCGGATAAAAAAGAGACTCTTGTAAAGCATGCAGAAGAACAGCTGAGGGACGCAAGACAGAAGCAAGGGGGATATGGCACCAAAATCAAGGAATGTTACGGCTGCGTTCAGCAATTTTATCATAGAAGCTGCGAGCTTCTTAACGTGCATCAGCATCAGGCAGAAACATGCAAACAGCGCCTTTTGGATGAAAAAAACAAAGCCGAAAAACAGCGTGATCAGAAAATGGCGGCCAAGCTTGCAAAACATCTTTCACATGGTGATCCCTGTCCGGTATGCGGCTCGGCTCATCATCCAGAGCCTGCCAAAGAGACAGATGTATTAGAGACATCAGGTTCACTAGTTGAGGAGCTTGAAAAGAAAACAGCTGAAGATGTAACAATCAGCGCCAACCTTCAGCACTTAAAAGAAAAATGGGAAGAACTCTCAAGAGAAATGATATCTGCCTATCCCTTTTTATCGGATCTGGTCGTTTCATTAAATGATGAAGAGAACCAGGATATTGATCCCCGTACGGAGTATAAAGCGCTGAACCAGGATTTTCTGCAAACGAAAGAACGGTTTCATAAGCTTCAAAGCATCGAAAGAGAATGGCAGGAGAAAATCAATCAGTACCTTTATACTCAAAAGAACAGTGAAGAAGATTTAAAGGAAATGAATGAAAAGCATGGTCAAATTGAGTCCGAATATCTTGCTGGACTTGAAAAATGGAACAGGCAGTTCAGCGGGATCTCCTTTGAACAGGCAGAAGAAAAGCAGAGGCAGATCAGTGAAAAGGATGCCGTTCTTGAAGACCTGAAAGCAAGAGTGAAAATAAGCGTTCAATTTATTGAAGAAAAAGAAAAGCAAATCAAACAGCTGGAGCAAGAAGCCCAGCAAATCAAAAACACTCAGATTGAGCTTTCAGCTTCGATTCAAAATAGGCAGCAGGCAGCAGACGAGAAGCAGAAAAGGCTGAGTCAAGAGACAGTAAACAGTGACATTGCCTCCTTGCTGAAAGAAACGGAGCGTACATTAGAAGAGCTTGTTCAAAAGGAAAAAAATCTCTACAACGAGTGGCAGACTGCTTTGCAGGATGTTCAAAAGGCTGAAAGCAGCAGCCACGCTGCAGAGAAGGCATTTGAACATGCAGAGCTGCGTTCAACCCAGGCTAAAGCGAAATGGGAGCAGGTCAAGCAAGCGACTCCATTCGCAGATATTGAAGCTGCTGTGAAAGCACTGGTTTCATCTGCAGAGAAGCAGAATATGAAAGAAGAAATTGATTCCTATCAGGATAAAATGAAACAAGTGCTGGCAGACTTAAAACGTGTAGAAGCAAAATTGAATAATCGTTCTGTCAGCCTTGAAAAATGGACAGACATTAAGCAGCTCAAGTTGGAAAGCAAGGCACAGATTGACCTTGCAGCGGAAGAAAAAGGAGCTGCGGCAAAAGCATTGCAGCTGCTGAATGAAAAGCATAAGCGCTTTATGGAAATTGAAGAAAAGCGCCTGGAACTTGACAGTCTGGCTGCCCGGCTTGAAAAGCTTCAGACTGTCTTTAAGGGCAATGGTTTTGTGGAATTTTTAGCAGAAGAGCAGCTTCATCTAGTCGCAGAGGACGCATCAGAACGTTTAGGCCAATTGACGAGGCAGCGTTATGCCATTGAAGTAGATTCAGGCGGAGGGTTTATTATGAGAGATGATGCAAATGGAGGAGTGAGACGTCCTGTCACAAGCTTATCCGGCGGAGAAACGTTCCTGACTTCTCTTGCATTAGCTTTATCATTATCCTCGCAAATTCAGCTGAGAGGGGAATATCCTCTGCAATTTTTCTTCCTTGATGAAGGGTTTGGGACGCTTGATGGAGAACTGCTTGAAACGGTTATTTCTGCCCTTGAAAAACTTCAGTCTGACAATCTTGCTGTAGGTGTGATCAGCCATGTTCAGGAGCTTCGTGCCAGATTGCCGAGGAAGCTCATTGTAATGCCTGCTGAGCCGACTGGAAATGGAACAAGCGTATTGCTTGAAGTGATGTAG
- a CDS encoding HNH endonuclease, producing MAKKGLGTCELCRQQEVETTEHHFTPKEKGGTFLPTAQLCIPCHKQIHALYTNDELAIRLNTITELKNDPKLASYVKWIRKQPSSRLLRTKKSNERKKRK from the coding sequence ATGGCGAAAAAAGGGCTGGGAACATGCGAGCTATGCCGACAGCAGGAAGTAGAAACGACAGAACATCATTTCACTCCAAAAGAAAAAGGCGGGACCTTTTTGCCGACAGCACAGCTCTGCATACCGTGCCACAAGCAAATCCATGCTTTGTATACTAATGATGAGCTTGCCATTCGCCTGAATACAATAACAGAACTAAAGAATGACCCTAAACTTGCAAGCTATGTAAAATGGATCCGCAAGCAGCCTTCTTCAAGACTTCTCCGGACTAAAAAATCAAATGAGCGGAAGAAAAGAAAATAA
- a CDS encoding spore germination protein gives MPAIIGPICINSVGGGVVNFGDSFYLSPKSSSKTASGSGGGNTGDFIIVNNIVSATNSIDPDLNDQNIVGNN, from the coding sequence ATGCCAGCTATTATTGGTCCAATCTGCATTAACTCTGTCGGAGGCGGTGTTGTAAACTTCGGTGACTCGTTTTATCTTTCTCCTAAGAGTTCATCAAAGACTGCATCAGGTTCTGGCGGGGGAAATACAGGTGACTTTATTATTGTAAACAATATTGTAAGTGCTACGAATTCAATCGATCCTGATTTAAATGATCAAAATATTGTTGGAAATAACTAA
- a CDS encoding spore germination protein GerPE yields MINRLSIVNKAYVNSIGISSLFQIGDSVDIVARTNVYAVQREAEILLGNEGDLRQYSFYTELLPKPLITENIQTAFHHENPTIKVGAVRVTSVSSSAVVQFGSTNTISAESRAKHIRQLLSRNERKQP; encoded by the coding sequence ATGATCAATCGATTATCTATTGTTAACAAGGCGTATGTTAACTCAATCGGGATCAGTTCGCTTTTTCAGATCGGGGACAGTGTAGATATCGTTGCGCGAACTAACGTCTACGCCGTGCAAAGGGAGGCAGAAATCCTGCTGGGAAACGAGGGTGACTTAAGGCAATACAGCTTTTACACAGAACTTTTGCCAAAACCTCTGATCACAGAAAATATTCAGACAGCTTTTCATCATGAAAATCCAACCATTAAAGTTGGGGCAGTTAGAGTAACATCTGTTTCTTCATCTGCTGTTGTTCAATTCGGTTCCACAAACACGATTTCGGCAGAATCACGTGCGAAGCACATCAGACAATTGCTAAGCCGGAATGAACGTAAACAGCCTTAA
- a CDS encoding spore gernimation protein GerPD produces the protein MNFNVVNKELSVGAIQVTAVASSSVFLIGDVNCITLSSVFDTPPESLIVGPFVPLAPE, from the coding sequence ATGAATTTTAACGTAGTAAATAAAGAGCTTTCAGTTGGAGCCATCCAAGTGACTGCTGTTGCAAGTTCCAGCGTCTTCCTTATTGGCGATGTGAACTGCATTACATTGTCATCGGTTTTTGATACGCCGCCTGAATCATTGATTGTAGGTCCATTTGTTCCTCTTGCACCGGAATAA
- a CDS encoding spore germination protein GerPC, translated as MKLYYDQSMMQCVQHLYGIVQAQDQKIKKLESAVSAMMDEIEELKKRPSTTIEKIEYKFDQLKVETLEGTLNIGLNPTVPDQIENFEVDQKGLQVNQVNNTKRGEEIFEAVQARLLAFLNEDCVKYIEQLAAQYRYELDDAHKEFIIEDIRKQIDSRIRFYLKQGTYDESVPVSALIEDITSKVKQDVERSITYFIQALPKEGADSNS; from the coding sequence ATGAAATTGTACTATGATCAATCAATGATGCAGTGTGTGCAGCATTTATACGGAATTGTTCAGGCTCAGGATCAGAAAATCAAAAAACTTGAATCCGCTGTTTCCGCCATGATGGACGAAATAGAAGAATTGAAAAAGCGCCCCAGTACAACAATCGAAAAAATAGAATATAAATTTGATCAATTAAAAGTAGAAACGCTGGAAGGCACATTAAATATAGGACTTAATCCAACCGTGCCTGATCAAATTGAAAACTTTGAAGTGGATCAAAAAGGACTTCAAGTTAACCAAGTAAATAACACGAAGCGCGGGGAAGAAATATTTGAAGCTGTTCAGGCGAGGCTGCTTGCATTTCTGAACGAAGACTGCGTCAAATATATAGAACAGCTCGCTGCACAATATAGATATGAGCTTGATGATGCGCATAAGGAATTTATCATTGAGGATATCCGCAAGCAAATTGACAGCCGGATCAGGTTCTACTTAAAACAGGGAACATATGATGAATCCGTGCCTGTCAGCGCGTTAATTGAAGATATTACATCTAAAGTAAAGCAGGATGTGGAACGTTCCATTACGTACTTTATCCAAGCCCTGCCAAAAGAAGGAGCCGACAGCAACTCATGA
- a CDS encoding spore germination protein GerPB — translation MNFYINQTIQINHLKVEAVSNSSVLQIGSAGIIKPLSNLYNTGAFTAPAPAAVGPGGPTQTQGPFVPLAPI, via the coding sequence ATGAATTTTTACATTAACCAGACGATCCAAATTAATCACTTGAAGGTGGAGGCGGTGAGCAACTCTTCTGTCCTTCAAATTGGAAGCGCAGGTATTATTAAACCGCTGTCAAACCTTTATAATACCGGGGCATTTACCGCACCTGCCCCAGCTGCAGTAGGTCCGGGAGGGCCGACTCAGACACAAGGCCCTTTCGTTCCGCTGGCCCCAATTTAA
- a CDS encoding spore germination protein, giving the protein MPAIVGAFKVNAVGTSSIVHIGDVITISPYSEVKTFAGAGSFNTGDGLNIYNQNSVTNVYDNDAIDQPIAGNA; this is encoded by the coding sequence ATGCCAGCCATAGTAGGAGCATTTAAAGTAAATGCCGTTGGTACGAGCAGCATTGTTCATATCGGGGATGTCATTACTATCTCGCCATACAGCGAAGTCAAGACCTTTGCAGGGGCTGGATCTTTCAATACGGGAGATGGTTTGAATATTTACAATCAAAATAGTGTCACGAATGTTTACGACAACGATGCCATTGACCAGCCAATAGCGGGAAATGCATAA
- a CDS encoding DNA topoisomerase 3 yields MSRVLILAEKPDQGRKLAAPFPFVKREGYLEIGSCSVFPNGAKVTWAIGHLVELKNPDEYKDEWKKWRLETLPIIPDQFLYKVSKGKAKQFKIVKDLLKEADEIIIGTDPAREGENIARLLIMMAGANQKPIKRLWTSSLTENAILKGFNELYDGSKTIHLFHEAQARQISDWLVGLNASRLYTLHLQKKGVRDVFSVGRVQTPVLKLIYDRQKEIENFKPEPFFELQAAFKVENGEYTGKLKGRFKTSEELFAAAAPDITENQKTYDAKVKSTEVAEKRVPSPKLHSLSSLQAKLNKQRKMSPSQVLKTAQSLYEKGYISYPRTDSQYITDEEFSYIKANISQYQQALSLSFNPVRLHPSKRYVDSKRVSDHYAIVPTEKKVSSAVFSSFSYEQKSVYEEVMKTALGMFMDDYVFDETTIVTSIGKNDFISKGKTMKNPGWKSLYQKEPVEADEKKEDQMLPKVTNGEAAIASVKVKDGMTQPPKPYTQGQLITLMKTAGKHVEDKEMREALNSTEGLGTEATRSGIIDTLLMRKFIEVKKNEVFVTGKGEILCEAVEGTLLSKPEMTAKWEVYLKGIGSGEKSKDVFIDTAKKFCFTLLDQASASMEKLEVTAQPAAADTREAICLCPACKTGGIMDRKTFYGCTDYKTGCKQTFPKKLLGKTISAAQIKQLCLKGKTNKLKGFKGKKPFDASLVLKEGKIEFSFS; encoded by the coding sequence ATGTCTAGAGTTTTAATACTGGCAGAAAAACCTGATCAGGGGCGTAAACTCGCTGCTCCGTTTCCTTTTGTTAAAAGAGAAGGATACTTGGAGATTGGGTCATGCTCTGTTTTTCCAAATGGTGCGAAGGTCACGTGGGCAATCGGCCATTTAGTTGAGCTTAAAAATCCGGATGAATATAAGGATGAATGGAAAAAGTGGAGGCTTGAAACACTGCCGATTATTCCAGATCAGTTTTTGTATAAAGTAAGTAAAGGAAAAGCGAAGCAATTTAAAATTGTTAAAGACCTATTAAAAGAAGCCGACGAAATTATTATCGGAACAGATCCGGCACGTGAAGGTGAAAACATCGCACGCCTGCTGATCATGATGGCTGGAGCAAACCAAAAGCCGATAAAACGGCTCTGGACCTCTTCTTTGACGGAAAATGCGATATTAAAGGGCTTTAATGAACTGTATGACGGCAGCAAAACCATTCATTTGTTCCACGAAGCACAGGCCCGGCAAATATCGGACTGGCTTGTCGGGTTAAATGCAAGCAGGCTCTATACCCTGCATCTTCAAAAAAAGGGGGTCCGCGATGTGTTCAGTGTCGGACGCGTGCAAACCCCTGTATTAAAATTAATTTATGACAGGCAAAAAGAAATCGAGAATTTTAAGCCAGAACCTTTCTTCGAGCTTCAGGCAGCCTTCAAGGTGGAGAACGGGGAGTACACAGGTAAGCTGAAAGGCCGTTTTAAAACATCTGAAGAGCTGTTTGCAGCAGCAGCACCCGATATTACGGAAAATCAGAAAACGTATGATGCAAAGGTTAAAAGCACCGAAGTTGCTGAAAAGCGTGTGCCTTCACCAAAGCTCCACAGTTTGTCCAGCCTGCAGGCAAAACTGAATAAACAAAGGAAAATGAGTCCGAGCCAGGTGCTGAAAACGGCTCAATCTTTGTATGAAAAAGGATATATTTCTTATCCCCGGACGGATTCACAATATATTACAGATGAAGAGTTTAGCTACATCAAAGCAAACATCAGCCAGTATCAGCAGGCACTTTCCCTGTCTTTTAACCCTGTGCGCCTTCATCCATCCAAAAGATACGTAGATTCTAAGCGTGTCAGCGATCACTATGCCATCGTGCCGACTGAAAAGAAAGTCAGTTCTGCCGTTTTTAGCTCTTTTAGCTATGAACAAAAATCCGTCTACGAAGAGGTAATGAAAACTGCACTTGGAATGTTCATGGATGACTATGTATTTGATGAAACAACCATTGTCACTTCTATTGGAAAAAATGATTTCATCAGTAAAGGAAAAACAATGAAAAATCCAGGATGGAAGTCGCTGTATCAAAAGGAACCCGTGGAAGCGGATGAGAAAAAAGAAGATCAAATGCTTCCGAAAGTAACCAATGGTGAAGCAGCGATTGCCTCTGTAAAAGTAAAGGATGGCATGACACAGCCGCCTAAACCATACACCCAGGGCCAGCTGATTACCCTTATGAAAACTGCAGGCAAACATGTTGAAGACAAGGAAATGAGAGAAGCGCTGAACAGCACCGAAGGCCTTGGAACAGAAGCAACACGCTCTGGAATTATTGATACCTTGCTGATGAGAAAATTTATTGAAGTCAAAAAGAACGAGGTATTTGTTACAGGCAAAGGGGAAATTCTCTGTGAAGCTGTTGAGGGTACACTGCTTTCCAAACCAGAAATGACGGCTAAATGGGAGGTTTATCTGAAAGGAATCGGCAGCGGTGAAAAGTCAAAGGATGTCTTCATTGATACAGCAAAAAAATTCTGTTTCACATTGCTGGATCAGGCAAGTGCCAGCATGGAGAAATTAGAAGTGACTGCACAGCCGGCTGCAGCAGACACAAGAGAAGCGATCTGTCTTTGTCCTGCATGTAAAACGGGCGGCATCATGGACCGCAAAACGTTTTATGGGTGCACGGATTACAAAACTGGCTGCAAACAGACGTTTCCAAAAAAGCTTTTGGGCAAAACGATTTCGGCGGCGCAAATTAAACAGCTTTGTCTTAAAGGAAAAACGAACAAGCTGAAAGGCTTTAAAGGGAAAAAACCATTTGATGCAAGCCTTGTCCTTAAAGAAGGGAAAATCGAATTTTCGTTCTCATAA
- a CDS encoding carboxypeptidase, with amino-acid sequence MNLKKKVLSVSLSSLVAISAFSAVSLPVSAVGNGPGAGNGSIQTSILHTYDSMVDYLKTQDAKQEGMQLEIIGQTVKGRDIYLTKYITNPDNPTILFLTQQHGNEQLTTEGALEFIKHLGTNKSKGVLENVNILVIPMLNADGAMGDVNFSLDNYLADGSRHLTRYNANEIDLNREHDKPIASMQAEVKALYENVFEKYKIDYMIDLHHQGTLSETEGELVSGSILHPTNSDVDADVLERSKKLGSVVYHSIENTGWGHIGKYDGGSGQNIGRNGAAVRYGISTLLFEMRGMSDHYIESYALGQKSNGYLIKQTITTLDSTVRAIADGSIENADVSFWDTLPTQKSRSGEESDE; translated from the coding sequence ATGAACCTTAAAAAGAAAGTATTATCTGTTTCTCTATCCAGTCTTGTGGCAATAAGCGCTTTTTCCGCAGTTTCTTTACCAGTTAGTGCCGTCGGCAATGGACCAGGCGCCGGTAATGGATCAATCCAAACATCCATTCTTCATACTTATGACAGCATGGTGGACTATTTAAAAACACAAGATGCAAAGCAGGAGGGCATGCAGCTTGAAATCATCGGTCAAACGGTAAAGGGCCGGGATATTTACTTAACAAAATACATAACAAACCCGGACAACCCCACTATTCTATTTTTAACGCAGCAGCACGGCAACGAGCAGCTGACAACAGAAGGAGCACTTGAATTCATCAAACACTTAGGCACCAATAAATCAAAAGGTGTTCTAGAGAACGTGAATATCCTGGTCATTCCAATGTTAAATGCCGATGGCGCCATGGGTGATGTGAATTTTTCACTGGATAACTATCTGGCTGATGGCAGCCGCCATTTAACTCGGTATAATGCAAATGAGATTGATTTAAACCGGGAGCATGATAAACCGATTGCCAGCATGCAGGCAGAAGTTAAAGCTTTATATGAAAATGTATTTGAAAAGTACAAGATTGATTACATGATAGACCTTCATCATCAGGGAACTCTAAGTGAAACAGAGGGAGAGCTTGTGTCAGGTTCAATCCTGCATCCGACTAATTCTGATGTCGATGCTGATGTTCTTGAGCGTTCTAAAAAACTGGGGTCAGTTGTCTATCATTCAATTGAAAACACGGGCTGGGGCCATATTGGCAAATACGATGGCGGCAGCGGTCAAAATATCGGACGCAACGGGGCAGCTGTCCGTTATGGCATTTCTACTCTTCTGTTTGAAATGCGCGGAATGTCTGATCACTATATTGAATCCTATGCGCTCGGACAAAAAAGCAATGGCTACCTGATTAAACAAACGATCACAACGCTTGACTCTACAGTCAGAGCCATCGCAGACGGATCTATCGAGAATGCGGATGTGAGCTTTTGGGATACACTTCCGACTCAAAAAAGTCGTTCTGGTGAAGAATCAGACGAATAA